TTCAGTTGCAGCAGCCTGACGCTGTTGAACGTACTGAGCAAATAGAGCATCAAAATTCACTGGTGCAAGGTTTAACTGTGGGAAAGTACCACGTCCCACTAAGCTACCGACTAATTCACGTGCATATGGGAATAATACGTTAGGGCAATATGCACCTAAAGAATGGGCAAGTTGTTGTTCAGTTAAGCCAACAATAGAAAAAATACCCGCTTGCTGAACTTCACATAAAAATGCGGTATCTTCGCCATTTTTAGCGGTAACAGTTAACGATAAGATAACTTCAAATGTGTCGTCAGACAGCTTGTTGCTACGAGTATCTAAATCTAACTTTACTTCTGGGTTCCATTCTTTCTGGAAAACAGCTGGGCTGTTTGGCGTTTCAAAAGACAAATCCTTTGTATAAATACGCTGAATGTTGAACTGTGGTGCTTGTGCTTCGTTGTTTGCTACTTCAGCCATAATTTCCTACCTATCAATGTTATTTAGCTTTTCTGTGAAGCTAATTGTGTTGGGCTTAC
This region of Shewanella livingstonensis genomic DNA includes:
- the secB gene encoding protein-export chaperone SecB; its protein translation is MAEVANNEAQAPQFNIQRIYTKDLSFETPNSPAVFQKEWNPEVKLDLDTRSNKLSDDTFEVILSLTVTAKNGEDTAFLCEVQQAGIFSIVGLTEQQLAHSLGAYCPNVLFPYARELVGSLVGRGTFPQLNLAPVNFDALFAQYVQQRQAAATEEATA